GCTCTTAGCTCCAGGAACGATCAAACGTGGGTCCAACCGCATGTCGAAGTGGTTGGCCATGTAATCCATGTTGCCGTGTTTTCCTTGGCGCAGCCATTGCTCTAAACGCGGGGCTTCATCCTCCAAGAACTCGGCTCGCGAAATGCCACAGGCCAAAAAGCCAAGCTCTTCCGCTTTGGCCTTGATCGATCTGGCATGTACGGTGGTGTCAGGCATTCGGCCAAGGTATGTTCCCAGGTGATCCCGAACATTACGCCGTGCGCCGAAGATCTGATCAAAAAAATATGGACGTACTAAAGCACTTCAATTCAGAAATACCGTCTCGCATTGCGAGATAGCCTGAATTACACGCTCTCCATGCGCATGCTCCATTGCGAATAGGCTTTATGCTAGCGGCAGTTCAACGATCACCGTAGTGCCTTTGCCTGGTCTGGAATCAACGGATACGGTGCCACCCATGCTGGCGGCTCGTTCGCGTATGCTGCGCATGCCCATGCCAGAGGACGGTTTATCGGTATCGAAACCCTTTCCGTTGTCCGTAACTACGATATTCAACGCCGTGTCGGTGCGTGTAATGGTCATGCTGATCTCTGAGGCCTTGGCATGTTTCATACAATTACCCACTAGCTCCTGCAACACTCGGAAAGCCGCGATCTCCATGGCCCGGGGCAATCCCTTTTCAAGGCCGAACATGACCAGTTCCACATCGAATTCACCTTTTACCTCGATCGCATTACGCAGATCGGTCAAGGCCCCGCGTAAACCGAATTCCGTTAGCGCACCGGAAAGCATATCGTGGCTCACTTGCCTCACTTCGCCCACGGCATGATCCAATAGGTCATGGACTTTTTGGTATTGCTGCTGTTGTTCGCCTTGCATCAACGACAACCGGTTCTCCAGCGCACCGAACTGCAATTTGATCGCACTGAGCATGGATCCTAATCGATCATGGAGGTCCTTAGCGATCCGCTGCCTTTCCTTTTCCTGCCCCTCCATCATGGCATTCAGGGCACCGATCTCCTGCTCCTTCAATAATTCGTGGATCCGTTGGTCGTGCATCACTTTCTCTTGTTGCGCCAACCGTTTCCGGTGCATTATGTTGCGGTAGAACAAGGCCAGAATGACCACCAGCGCGGCGCAAACACCGAGCAGAATATCACGTTGTAGACCCTTCCTTCGTTTCACCTCGCGCTCTTTTTCCAATTCTACTTTTTGCATGGCGATGGTGCGTTCCTTGCGCTCCGTACCGTGCATCACTTCCAACTCGCTCATGTTACGGCTGAAAAGAATGGCCCTCAAGGAATCTTGAAGCAAGCTGTATCGTGCAACGTTCAAATAAGCCTCTTTGGGGTTCTCCAATTCGAAATACCATTTGCCCAATCGCGAACGCACTTGCTTTTCCAACTCGGCCAAGCCCATGCGCTTAGCGGAGGCCCCTGCCTTTTCCAACATGACCACTGCTTCTTTTTTCCGTCCAGAACTCCACAAGGACTTGCTCCACATCTGGTGGACCTTGGCGATGCCTGCGGAATCACCTAAGACCTGTTTCTGGAAAATTGCGTCCCGATACAGCCGATCAGCTTCTTTCACATGGCCTATTGCAGAATGGGCCGATGCGGAAAAGGTGAGCAGGTCAGTTGCTAAGTACGCATTGGTCTTTTTCATAGTGTGATACGCCGAGTCGTAGATCGCAATGGCTTCCTGGTATCTATCGGTCATATAGGCCACCGCACCCAAGTTCGAATAGGCACTATTCGCCAACCGGGAATAACCCAGAACTGCTGCCTCGCGGGAACATTGCAGGTACGCATTCCAAGCTTCATCCATCCGGTCCTGATCATAGAAAATATTCGCCTGATCGTTCTGTGCCATCAAGCGGCCATACACATATCCGATGCTATCTGCCAGTTTTTCCGCTTGAAGCAGGTCTGCCAAGGCCATGTCATAATTCAAGGCCATGCGTTGTATCTCCCCTCGAACGATCAACAGATCAACATACTCCGGCAGGTAAACAGTGGTATCAAGCAATGCCAAGGATCTTTCTATGGCCAGAAACGCTTTCGCATTGTTCTTCAACTTTTTGAAGACCATGGCCTGAACCAGGAAGCCCACGGATCGAAGTTGGCTTTCACCGGTCGGCAATGTGTGTTCCAACGAATCCAGTATGATCAGTGCACGTACCATGCTATCCGCTCGATAGTGGGCCGTACCTAAACACAGTAGACCCAACCGCCTATCCGCTACTTCCTTGGAGCCATTCAGCTTCCTGGATAGCACAAAGAATTCATCCGGTCCTTCATTATTGAATGCCTTCCTGAATGCGGCGTATGATGCGCTCTGCTCAACAGCATAAACCTGATAATGTAAACCAAAAACAATGGTGAACAGGACGAAAACATAGATCGATCGCATGGTTCAAGGTCGATGACCAGCATCGGGTTCTACATCCTTATTGAACTTGATCAGATCCACGTTCAACTTCTTCATTCTGTTCTCCAGCCGAACAATGTGACGCTTGATATGAACTGGAATAGCGGGCGACATGGTGCAAGCTTCCGGGTGTCGCAAACAGATCTCCTCTCCCAGTTCGATCGCCGATAATCTAGCTTGAGATAGGAGCTTTCCATGAGATTCGATCCGTTCCATAAGTTCATCCATTACGAATACGGACGTCTCCTCTTCGGCAGGCGGAGGATCCTCCTCGCCGCAGTCAGGATCGCAGATCGGAGACTCCACCGCGCCCACAATTGAGAATGATGGCGACCAACACCCTTCAGTGCGTTCGCCCAGATACCGAGATACGGTCTCTCCAAGATCCGTTACCACTTCAGGTTCCAGTATTTCGCGGATCAACCCGCTACGGCATGCCAATGCCGGATAATCCCAACAAATCTCATCACCGTTCACACAGGCCAGCTCAGCAACTTCCGAGGGATAGACCCGGTGATAATACGCATCCATTTGCAATTGAACTGCATCGATCACCGGCCCGATAGCAGCACCCGGATACACTAACCTCAATCCCTCATCGCTTGCCCATGCGTCGGCCTGTACCTCACAAGCTGCGGCCTTTCCTACTTCCTTTTCGCCGAAGACATGGCCTAATTCGTGCAGGACCATAAAGACCATGAATTCTTCGCGTACCGCTGGATCCCGATAAAAAGTGGATGGGATATAGATAGTAGCTAAGGGTCCTGATGCTTCTGTGCCAACGAGATCCGGAATACCACCGATCTGTGGAAGACGCGACGTACACCCTGCGCTGATCGAAACGCCAGTAATGCTGAGCGCTTTCAATGCATCATGGCTGAAGAGTTCGCTGCATACCACTTTTTCTACAGCTGCGGCAAGTTCCAAGTCCGCAGGACAAGTATCGGGGATCTCCAGGACCGCACCTGCACAGGTTTCCGATCCAAGTACTGGACCGTTCTCCGAATTTTCGTAGTCCAAGGAGTGTGCGAAAGGCATAGCATATACCGGCTTCCCATCCCGTTCCTTGGCGAAATCACGGAGCTGCCGATCCTGTTGCATTGCACGTGCCTTCCGTAATTGTTCGATCTCTGCGGGTGTTTGATCCTTCAACTCCAAGCAAGGGCAGTAACACGCTCCTTGCGTTTCTGTGTACCAGACAATACCCTCCTTCGGGATCAAACTGGCGCACAGCTTATCCGTTCGTGGTCGCAAGTTGGCTTCGTTCGAGCATTTGCGCGGTTGCGGACTCAAAGTTTGTCCGTGTACTGAACTTGCCAGCAGACCCGCGATCAAGAGAACCCAAGGATGTGGCAACGGGTGACACGACTTGATCGCTTTCAAGTTGTGCATTGCTCAAAGTTTCACTTTGCGTGTCTTTTTAACCACTTGGACCACCTGGATCTTGATGATCTTGTCCGAGCCCGGGCCTCCTCCGTGCGAGTCCGCTACTGTTGGCTTTTCTTCTTCAAGGACGCGACCCGCCTCATCCACTACCTGTACTGTGATCACTCGTGGCCCTTTGCCCGTGTAAATAAGCCCCAAGCGCCAAGTGTCCTGTTCTTCCTGTGTACCTCCAAGTACGTACTTCAGCTTCCGTGTATTCATATCCCCTGTAGCGGTAAGGTCATCGGCCAATAGATAATTCTTATCACGCGTAACGATCGCGGTGTATTCCATGCCGACTTTCTTCGGTGTAATGGTCTTTATATTCCAGGTCATTTTCGTTTTGGTTTTAGTTGATCTCCGTTTGTTGACATGCCATTGCCCCAGCCCCGTTCCATGGCGTACTTGACCATGCCTGCGGTGTTGTGGATATCGAGTTTGTGCATGATGTTCTTTCGGTGAGTTTCCACGGTCTGCTGACTGATGAACAGGTCTTCCGCGATCTCTGAACTGGAACGGCCAGCACATACGCGCAACAGGACCTCTTTCTCCCGTTTGGAAAGCGATACGTAGCTTATTTCGCCAGTGCGGTCCTTGTACTGGTCCACTTGTTCCAGCATTTGTTCCACGTCCTTGGCCAGATACCGGTAGCCGTCGTGAACGGACTGGATCGCCACCATCAATTCATCTTTACCAACATTCTTCAATACGTAGCCACTTGCGCCAGCGGCCAACAATTCGTTCACGAACTCCTTGTTATTGTACATGCTCAAAATGAGCACTTTGCTGTTCTTACAACATTTCAATAAAGCACGTGTGGCTTCGATCCCGTCCATTTCCGGCATACTGATGTCCATCAACACGACATCCGGATGCAGTTCCTTGCTCTTCTCCACGGCTTCTATCCCATTCGCAGCACGCCCGACAACATTGATATGCGGATGATGTTCCAACAAGGATTCCAAGCCATCCAGAATGATGGATTGATCATCAACGAGGAGCATGGAGATAGTTTCCATTGGTCGGGTAGAACAAATGTAGACGGAAGACCTCGCTCCCAAAATACCCGGAAGTAGGTATAGTTCTGGATCCCGACCCGTAGATGAATTGCGGGCTGATCCAGCCGATCACAAGGCGAAAGGCTCGGCAACACTAGGGAATTCGGAAATTTCTACTCGAACAAACTACCCGACTTCGCAACTGGCGCTTTACCCAAATGCTTGTATGCTCGCTCCGTTGCGAGCCTGCCACGCGGCGTGCGCATTAGATAGCCCTCCATGATCAAGAATGGTTCGTATACCTCCTCGATCGTTCCTGCTTCCTCCCCAACAGCCGTGGCCACGGTATTCAAGCCTACCGGTCCACCTGAGAATTTATCGATGATCGCGAGCAGAATGCGGTTATCCATTTCATCCAAGCCGTGCGCATCCACGTTCAAGGCCTTCAATGCGAATTGTGCGATCTTCAGATCAATGGTTCCATCGCCTTGGATCTGGGCGAAATCACGAACGCGACGCAACAATGCATTCGCAATACGCGGTGTTCCGCGACTTCTATGCGCGATCTCATCGGCGGCTGCATCCACAATTGGCACGTTCAACAAACCGGCACTACGTTTAATGATCCCCTTCAGTGTGGTCGAATCATAATAATCCAACCGGCTATTTATTCCGAAGCGAGCACGCAATGGCGCCGTGAGCAGGCCGCTACGTGTTGTTGCTCCTACTAACGTGAACGGATTCAACGCGATCTGAACAGTACGTGCATTGGGGCCAGCATCGATGACCAGATCAATGCGATAATCCTCCATCGCGCTGTAGAGATACTCCTCGATCACCGGTGTGAGACGGTGGATCTCATCGATGAACAGCACATCATGCGGTTCCAGGTTCGTGAGCAACCCTGCGAGGTCCGCTGGTTTATCCAGAACGGGTCCGCTGGTCACGCGGAAGCCAACGCCCATTTCTTGCGCTATGATGTTGGCCAACGTGGTCTTACCCAATCCAGGTGGCCCATGCAATAACACGTGATCCAATGCTTCGTCGCGCTGTTTGGCGGCCTGTACAAAGATCTTCAGATTGTCCGTAACGGCTTTCTGGCCTGCGAATTCGCCGAATTGTCGAGGACGCAGGGTTTGCTCCAGCTCCTTATCAGAACTGGCGCGTTGTTCATCGCGTACGTCGAAACCGTCGGACATGGGGCGAAGGTAATACGGTGTTCATTTGATCGTTCGTGCTGTGTGAAATGGGATCATTCAGCGCTTTGAATTGAGCGCCAGATATCTCCGAAGTAAACCTTCAATCCGAACATATAGACAGGAGCGGTGATCTGTTCGTCCAAGCTATCATGTGTCCGGATTGCTAGTCGGAATCCGATGCCGCCTCCTATGGCAAAATACTTCAGGAATTTGTAGTGTACGGTCATTGCGGGTTCATAAATGATAAGCCCTGTTCTGAGCAATTTCCGTTTACGACCATCCGTTTCCTTGTAGATCACCGACCCGGATCCAAAACCTAACTGCACCGGAATACGCACGTCCCAGTTGCGACGTTGATAGAATGCATAATCAACGTATCCCGCTATGTATCCTATGCGCAGCCGCGTGTCGATCAAGCCTTGTCCTGGCACTTCTCTTAGCTGCTGAACAGGTGTGAACAGGAAACTGTAACCAACGCCATATTGGAACCTATGAGCATATTCGTAGCCAATCTTGAACCCAACAATGCGCACGTTCCGGTTACTGATGAAGGAACCACGTATATCAGCCTTTACCACAATCCGCGGTTCCTCTTTCAGGAAAAGCCCGATGCTATCCAACAACTGCGCCTTGATGTTCGGAGCACTAGCAAGGACCAGAATAGCGATGATGTAGCGCATAAATGCAAAATGTCCGCACCCAAAGGTGCGGACATTTCTGATGCGCTGTAATGTTGAACTCACTTTCGATCAACCATCGAGTGCGTATCACGCAATTGATCGATCATTTGATCCGAGCGAACAATGATGTGACCATCGTTCTGGGCGAACCATGGTTCGCCCCTGCGCGGAATATTGACCTGTGGTCAATGTTCCTCTTCGCCGGGTTCCAATGGTGTGATCTGGCTTACCCAATCCTCGGCTTTGCCTGGCTTACTGTAATCATAAGGCCAACGATGAACTACCGGCAAAGGACCAGGCCAGTTGCCATGCATGTGCTCCACAGGTGTAGTCCACTCCAATGTGTTGCTCTTCCATGGATTCGGAACGGTCTTAGGGCCGCGGAAAATGCTGTAGAAGAAATTGAAGGTGAATACAACCTGAGCTAGTGCACCTATGATGGCGAAAATAGTGATCAGTACGTTCAGGTCCACAACCCCATCGAACATGCGGAACTCGCTGTAACTATAGTAGCGACGTGGAGCGCCAGCCAATCCAATGAAGTGCATCGGGAAGAACACACCGAATGCGCAAATGAACGTAATCCAGAAGTGCACATAGCCCATTTTGGTGTTCATCATCTTACCATACATTTTCGGGAACCAATGGTAGATACCCGCGAACATTCCGAAGATCGCGCTCATGCCCATCACAATATGGAAGTGAGCTACCACGAAATAGGTGTCGTGCACATTGATGTCCAACGCGCTATCGGCAAGGATGATGCCCGTAAGACCACCTGCTATGAACGTGGCAACAAGACCAATGCTGAACAACATCGCCGGCGTGAAAATGATATTGCCTCGCCACAATGTGGTGATGTAGTTGAACACTTTCACGGCGGAGGGTATGGCGATCAACAACGTGGTGAACACGAAAACACTGCCCAAGAACGGATTCATACCAGTGATGAACATGTGGTGACCCCATACCAAGAAGCTAAGGAAGCCGATGGCACAGATGGAACCGATCATGGCCCGATAACCGAAGATCGGTTTGCGCGCATTGGTGGAGATGATCTCCGAGGTAATACCCAAAGCCGGTAACAATACGATATACACCTCAGGGTGACCAAGGAACCAGAACAAGTGCTGGAACAGGATCGGACTACCGCCCATATTGTCCAACGCTTCACCTGCAATGTGAATATCACTCAAGTAGAAACTGGTACCCAAGGAACGATCCAATAAGAGCAACAACGCGGCACTTAAGAGAACCGGAAAACTAAGAATACCCACCACCGCAGTCAGCAGGATCGCCCACATGGTCAGTGGCATTCGCGTCATCCGCATACCCTTGGTACGAAGGTTCAAGATCGTAACAACGTAATTCAAACCTCCCATCAAGGAACTTGCGATGAACAATGCCATGCTCACCAACCAGAGCGTCATACCAGTTCCAGAACCGGGCATGGCTTGCGGCAACGCACTCAAAGGTGGGTAAATGGTCCATCCTCCAGAAGCAGGGCCACCTTCAACAAAGAGCGATGACAACATGATAACACTGCTCGTGAAGAAGAACCAATAGCTCAGCATGTTGATAAAGCCGGAGGCCATATCACGTGCACCGATCTGCAAGGGGATCAAGAGGTTCGCGAACGTGCCGGAAAGGCCACCTGTGAGCACGAAGAACACCATGATGGTGCCGTGGATCGTGACAAGCGCGAGATACATATTCGGGTTGAGCACGCCGCCAGGTGCCCACTTGTCGCCCAAGAAAAAGTTCGAGAACGCGAACCCTTCTTCAGGCCATGCCAATTGTAACCGGAAGATCAAGGACATGATCACCGCTACCCACGCCATAATGATCGCAGTTACCAGGAACTGCTTGCTGATCATTTTATGATCCTGAGAGAAAAAATACTTCGACACGAAGCTTTCCTCGTGATGATGATGCGCTGCGTGAGCGTTTCCGTCGGTATGTGCAGTGGCCCCCATGATATTCAGGTCCTAAATTCGGTTCAATGTGTTGCGGCTACCACCGGTGCCGCTACTGGTACGATCACTTGCGTTGTATCGGTAGTTACTGCAGGAAGCACGGGTGCATCCTCAACAACTCCTTGGAAT
The nucleotide sequence above comes from Flavobacteriales bacterium. Encoded proteins:
- a CDS encoding cbb3-type cytochrome c oxidase subunit I, with translation MGATAHTDGNAHAAHHHHEESFVSKYFFSQDHKMISKQFLVTAIIMAWVAVIMSLIFRLQLAWPEEGFAFSNFFLGDKWAPGGVLNPNMYLALVTIHGTIMVFFVLTGGLSGTFANLLIPLQIGARDMASGFINMLSYWFFFTSSVIMLSSLFVEGGPASGGWTIYPPLSALPQAMPGSGTGMTLWLVSMALFIASSLMGGLNYVVTILNLRTKGMRMTRMPLTMWAILLTAVVGILSFPVLLSAALLLLLDRSLGTSFYLSDIHIAGEALDNMGGSPILFQHLFWFLGHPEVYIVLLPALGITSEIISTNARKPIFGYRAMIGSICAIGFLSFLVWGHHMFITGMNPFLGSVFVFTTLLIAIPSAVKVFNYITTLWRGNIIFTPAMLFSIGLVATFIAGGLTGIILADSALDINVHDTYFVVAHFHIVMGMSAIFGMFAGIYHWFPKMYGKMMNTKMGYVHFWITFICAFGVFFPMHFIGLAGAPRRYYSYSEFRMFDGVVDLNVLITIFAIIGALAQVVFTFNFFYSIFRGPKTVPNPWKSNTLEWTTPVEHMHGNWPGPLPVVHRWPYDYSKPGKAEDWVSQITPLEPGEEEH
- a CDS encoding sensor histidine kinase, which encodes MRSIYVFVLFTIVFGLHYQVYAVEQSASYAAFRKAFNNEGPDEFFVLSRKLNGSKEVADRRLGLLCLGTAHYRADSMVRALIILDSLEHTLPTGESQLRSVGFLVQAMVFKKLKNNAKAFLAIERSLALLDTTVYLPEYVDLLIVRGEIQRMALNYDMALADLLQAEKLADSIGYVYGRLMAQNDQANIFYDQDRMDEAWNAYLQCSREAAVLGYSRLANSAYSNLGAVAYMTDRYQEAIAIYDSAYHTMKKTNAYLATDLLTFSASAHSAIGHVKEADRLYRDAIFQKQVLGDSAGIAKVHQMWSKSLWSSGRKKEAVVMLEKAGASAKRMGLAELEKQVRSRLGKWYFELENPKEAYLNVARYSLLQDSLRAILFSRNMSELEVMHGTERKERTIAMQKVELEKEREVKRRKGLQRDILLGVCAALVVILALFYRNIMHRKRLAQQEKVMHDQRIHELLKEQEIGALNAMMEGQEKERQRIAKDLHDRLGSMLSAIKLQFGALENRLSLMQGEQQQQYQKVHDLLDHAVGEVRQVSHDMLSGALTEFGLRGALTDLRNAIEVKGEFDVELVMFGLEKGLPRAMEIAAFRVLQELVGNCMKHAKASEISMTITRTDTALNIVVTDNGKGFDTDKPSSGMGMRSIRERAASMGGTVSVDSRPGKGTTVIVELPLA
- a CDS encoding response regulator transcription factor encodes the protein METISMLLVDDQSIILDGLESLLEHHPHINVVGRAANGIEAVEKSKELHPDVVLMDISMPEMDGIEATRALLKCCKNSKVLILSMYNNKEFVNELLAAGASGYVLKNVGKDELMVAIQSVHDGYRYLAKDVEQMLEQVDQYKDRTGEISYVSLSKREKEVLLRVCAGRSSSEIAEDLFISQQTVETHRKNIMHKLDIHNTAGMVKYAMERGWGNGMSTNGDQLKPKRK
- the ruvB gene encoding Holliday junction branch migration DNA helicase RuvB — protein: MSDGFDVRDEQRASSDKELEQTLRPRQFGEFAGQKAVTDNLKIFVQAAKQRDEALDHVLLHGPPGLGKTTLANIIAQEMGVGFRVTSGPVLDKPADLAGLLTNLEPHDVLFIDEIHRLTPVIEEYLYSAMEDYRIDLVIDAGPNARTVQIALNPFTLVGATTRSGLLTAPLRARFGINSRLDYYDSTTLKGIIKRSAGLLNVPIVDAAADEIAHRSRGTPRIANALLRRVRDFAQIQGDGTIDLKIAQFALKALNVDAHGLDEMDNRILLAIIDKFSGGPVGLNTVATAVGEEAGTIEEVYEPFLIMEGYLMRTPRGRLATERAYKHLGKAPVAKSGSLFE